The sequence below is a genomic window from Aureispira sp. CCB-E.
TTCTGATCATACTATTGCGCCATCTAAACGAGTTAATATTCATACTGGGAAAGGAATTGTTCGAGGTGTGTTTGGGTGGCCTGCTATTCATACTAGAAGGGACGAAGATTCTACTTTAAACCCTAAACTAACAAACATTTTTATTGATGTAGGTGCAGATAGCAAAGAAGAAGTTTTGGAAATGGGAATTCATCCTGGTTGTGTCATTACCTACCCCGATACTTTTGAGGTGCTTAACAAGCGTTATTATATTGGTCGTGCTTTGGATAATCGTATTGGTGGTTTTTGTATTGCAGAAGTTGCCCGATTGTTGCATGAAAATAATATCAAACTGCCATTTGGCTTGTATATAGTCAATTCAGTTCAAGAAGAAGTTGGTTTAAATGGTGCCAAGATGATTGCCAATGCCATTAAGCCAGATGTAGCTATTGTAACCGATGTTTCTCATAACACACATACTCCCTTGGTAAGTGTCGAAAAACACGGAGATATTAAAGGAGGGGATGGACCCGACTTAACATTTGGTCCTGCGGTACACAACAATTTACTAAAATTGATTCGAGAAGCCGCAGAAGCCAATGAAATTCCTTATCAACTAAGTGCAAGCTCTAGAATTACAGGAACAGATACCGATGCCTTTGCGTTTTCTAATGCTGGTGTTCCTTCTGCATTGATCTCTTTGCCAATTAAATACATGCATACAACAGTAGAAATGGCACACAAAGACGATGTGGAAAATGTCATTCGTTTAATCTACCAAGCCTTGCAAAGAATAGAAGATAAACACGATTTTAGATATTTTACATAAGTAGTTTGAATGGCGAAGTTTATCAATTTCCTATTGTATAGCAATATTTATATTGCATTGTGTGCAGTAGCGATGACTGCTCAAACGCTATATGTATTTGATATAAGTGTACCAACAAGTCCTGCTTTGCTAGGGCTTGTTTTTTTTTCTACCTTGGTTATTTATGCCTTGCATCGTTTGGTGAGTTTGTCAAAGGTCGACAAAAATTTAAAAGTAGAACGTTTTAATGTGATTGAAACGTATCAACGGCACATTCAAATTTATGCTGCTTTAGGGACGATAGGTGGTGGTGTTTGTTTTTTCTTTTTAGCGAGAACTACTCAATATGCTTTAGTGCTGCCTGCGATATTGTCCTTGGGCTATGTGATTCCATTTATGGGAAATAAAAAACTACGATTGCGGGATGTGCATTTTATCAAAATTTTTTTAATTGCCATTGTTTGGTCTTATGTAACTGTTTTATTGCCAGTTTTAGAACATGGTATTCCACTTGAGGAGCAAGCAATTGGAGCAATAATAGAACGGATATTATTTATTTTTGTGATCACCTTGCCTTTTGATTTACGAGATTGGGAAATTGATAAAAAGAATGGTGTAAGAACAATTCCTGCGACCATTGGTGTAAAAAAGACGCTTCAATTGGCATTCTTTATACTGGTTCTTTGGATGCTTGGAGTCACTCAAATTTATACTTGGTCGATAGTAGTAGGTTTGTGGGGTTCAGGAATTACAACAGGAATATTGGTCTATTATTCGCCTCAGCAAAAGCACGACTACTATTTCACAGCATTGATGGACGGAACAATGCTCTTGCAGTATGGGCTCGTATTACTATCAACGGCTAGCATGTTGAGCAATTAGAAAATAAATTGCCTAAGCCTTGAAATGAGAGATAAAAAAGCCCCAAAGTTTTAAACTTTGAGGCACAACGATTGAAAATTTGCTAAGTTCAATAGGTTGTTGTGTTTACATTAATCCTAACGGCTTGGCAAATTTTGTCATCTCGTTTAAGTTACTAATTTTTAGCTTTCCAAACATGATTGCAGTCATTGGATTTTGCTCACGATTGATGATATCCATCAATACTTTATCAGAAGTAGTAATGACACATTTTGCTTCACCTTCTAGGCCTTCCACTACCGAAAATTCACCATTTTCAGATGATGCAGTGAATTCTCCTCCACCATCACCAGAAATTTTAAAGTGAAAACGAGTATCTCCTTTACCATCCAATGCTTCAGGAGTAATTCTATCAGGGAAACCTAGTATAAATTCTTTTGCAGTCATAAGAATTGAATATTAAATTTAAAATTTTTCGATTTAGATTTTTGATGATTGTAACAGATATTCTTATCAGAATACCTTTAACAGACCCTTTTTGACAAAAATATCTTAAAAACAACCGATTAAATATAGTTGTTGTTCTCTTGTCTAAAAGAAGCGCTCAATATAAAAATAGTTCTATAGTTTTTGTAATATCCATTGATAAATATGTTCCAGTACATCTAATTTCTCAGGCTCATTATGAAGTTCATGATAGCCGCCTTCCCATATTTTCAAACTAATGTCACCAGTAGCTTTTTCTGCAAAGCGTTGAGTAGCAGCGGGGGAGGTAATACCATCTTCGCTACCGTGCAAGAGTAATAAGGGGAGGTTAATTTTAGAGACTGTTTCTAGGCTTTTTTGTCCCGATTCTAGCATGCCTATTGCGGTTTCAGAAGTTACCTTACTATGGTTTAATGGATCGTTGCTATACGCTGCAACCACCATCTTATCTCTAGAGATTAAGTTAACGTCTAGTTGATTGTCCTGTGTGAATTTAGGATAAATAGGTCGAATTAATTTGCCTAAAAATAGCAAAAAAGCAGGTGGTTTAAATGCTGGTTCTAACAATGGAGAAGTAGCTATAACTCCTTTGAGACCAGTATGTTTTTTGTGCAAAATATAATCTAAGACAATACCTCCTCCCATACTATGTCCATACAAAAAGACAGGTACAGAAGAATGCCTGCGGCTAGCTTCACTATGCAGTTTTACAATATCATCAAAGACATAGTCGTACTTGGCAATATGACCACGTTTGCCCCCCGATTTTCCATGACCAGAACGGTCGCAAGTTAAGAGTGCAAATCCATGATGCGTAAAAAACTCTGCCACGTGTTGATAACGGGAAGAATGCTCTCCTAAACCATGAATAAGCAAGATAATTCCTTTAGGGAGCTTGTATTTAGTTTCATCAGGCCACCAGCCCTGTGCGTAAATTTTGACTTTGGCTGGATTTGTCCAACTAAATTCAGTGTGTTTCATTTCTATTGTAATTTGTGACGTATTAATTCAATACATCACGTATGAATATTCCTATAAATCACTTTAAGATAAAAAAAATTGACTACTTGGTTAAGGAAATTTGAGATTTATTCCTAGAAGCTATTATTAAATATAGAGGTTTGAGTAGAATGCTAAGTATGCCTTGTTTTTGTTTTAAATATTAAGTATATTAGACTCAATACTCCGTTGATTAGCTTTGTTACTCCCTACGGTCGCAAGCTCGGTTCGCTGCTACGACGTGGTTTCAATGGAATAATGTTAGACTGTCAAAATAGCCTTACTTTAGAAACTATACAACAACGGCAAAAGAGATTTTCTGTGAAGCGTACATTAAAATGATTAATAGCCATGCACCAACTACCAACAGCTCCTTATCTAACTACAGAAGAACGGAAATCATTGTTAGAGATGAACGATTTTAGAGCATTTGTAGAAGTAACTATTCATTGGTTATGGATTGTTATTGCTTTTTTACTACCTTATTTTTATTGTCACCCTTTGACAATCATAATGGCTCTGTTTATTTTAGGCGGGAAGCAATTGGCTTGTGCCATTTTGTTGCACGATGCCTCCCATTTTTCTGTATTTAAAAATAAAAAGGTCAATGATTTTGTAGGGCAGTGGCTAGGGGCTTATCCTATTTTTCAAGATATGTTGGCGTATCGTCCTTATCACAAAATACACCATCTTTATACAGGATTAGAAGAAGACCCTGATTTGTTATTGACCAGAGGGTATCCCACTTCTAAAAAGAGTATGATGAGAAAGTTTTTTAGAGATTTGTCAGGACAAACAGGAATGAAAGCTTTTGTAGGCTTAATTTTAATGAACTTGGGCTATATAGAATATAATTTAGGAAATAATATTGTTCGAGTATCTCAAAAAGATAGGACATGGGAGGAATTTTTTAAGGTGATGATTGCCAACTTATGGAAACCAATTGTAGCCAATTTTATGATCTTTTTACCCTTGTATTTATTCGCTTCTGGATGGTTGTATTTGTTGTGGATTGGAGCTTATTTAACTACTTTTCAATTTTGTATTCGAGTGCGTTCGATGGCAGAGCATTCTGTGGTAGAAGATGCGACCAACCCACTGTTAAATACTCGAACTACTTATGCTAACTTTATTGAGCGGATGTTGTTTGCTCCTTATCATGTGAATTATCATGTAGAACACCATATGTTAATGGGCGTTCCATCGTACAAATTGCCTGAAATGCATGCACTGATTAAGGCAAGAGGTTTTTATGAAAAAGGAGTGTTAGCACCTAATTATTGGTCCATCATACAATTGGCAGTTGAGGTGGAACAATAAAAATAGTTTGTTTGATCATTACCACAACTAATGCTTCGCACTTTCAGCTTCTAGTTGATCCAAACGTTTTGTTAGCTGCTCAATTAACAACGCTTGTTCTTCAACCTTTTGTTGAAGTAGGGCATTGTTTTTTTCTAAATCTGAAATATTAAGCTGACTCGCTGCCAAAATTCCTGTCGAGGTAGTATATACAATTCTATTGCCTGTCCCTGTTAACGATTGAATTCTTGCTCCACCTGCCACATCAAGTTTTTCTGTAGGGTTGTAAGTCCCTATTCCAATATTGCCATGAGAAGATTCGGTCGGATTTAAGATAATATGTTTATTTGAGGTTGCTGTTATCCAAAAGTCACTGCCTACTGTAGTGATGTCGATTTCGCTACCATCTGTACGGACGTGTAGAAACTTTGTTCCATCAGGATTTTGTAACTTGATTTGTCCACCTTCAACAACTAATTTTTGATCGGGAGTTGCAGTTCCAATGCCAACATTTTGAGCCATTGCTCCAATAGGTAGGAAAAAAAGTAATAAGATATTAGCTAATAAAATACGCATGAGCCGATTTTTTATTAAAAATAATAGAGTATGTGTCGTTCTGCTGACAGTAAGTATGAAGTTAAGGTATTATATTCGTAATACTTCGTAGTAGTTCGTTGATTTTTTACTTTTTTAGCTCGCTACGCTCGTGAGCTTGCAAGCTCGGTTCGCTGCTACTGCGTGGTTTCAACGAACTATTGACTTCGTAGACAATACTTTTTTAATTTTTTTAAAGGTATTACAAGGCACGCTTAGTGTTTTGTGCAATATCGAATTATTGGACGATTATTTAATGTTGGCGGACTATTAAAAACAATTAAATTATGATCTATCTTCAAAAAATATTCTTTGTTGCTCTGCTTTTGGAGAGCATAACACTAGCTGCGCAACGTACAACAATGACAGATTTTTCTTTGGCGTATAATCTAGGAGCATACAATCGAGCGGCAGCGTTGGGCGAAGAGTTGTTGTTGCGAAAGTCTATACAAAATGATGTAAATATTTGGTTTCCTTTGAGTACGAAGCTAGGGATAGCTTATCATTCAATTGGAAATTATACACGTGGATTGGAGCGTTTGGATTTGCCTATAGAATGGGCAAAGACAGAAAAAAATTACCCTGTCGAAGATCTATTGTTGGCTTATCACGAGAAAGGAAAAATTTTAAATGAATTAGAGCAATATGCTTCTGCTCAATTTGTCTACTCTAAGGCTGTCAAATTATTTGAAAATGATAGATCTTTGCAACAAGATAGTAGTGCTCAAATTATTTATCTAAACACATTGATCGGAATTGGCGCTACGGCTTATTCAAAATCAGATTATTCGAAAGCTAAGACGTTTTTTGAAAAAGCATTAGTATATAGCAAGGAGGTAGGGGTTAAAGAGATGGGATTATTAGCACAACAGCATTTATATTTAGGTAAGGTAGAGGAGAAGCTTGGAAATCATAGCTCAGCAGGTGACCAAATGTTGACAGCGATTGAAATGGGAAAAATGGAGGTTATAGAGCAGAGT
It includes:
- a CDS encoding alpha/beta hydrolase, coding for MKHTEFSWTNPAKVKIYAQGWWPDETKYKLPKGIILLIHGLGEHSSRYQHVAEFFTHHGFALLTCDRSGHGKSGGKRGHIAKYDYVFDDIVKLHSEASRRHSSVPVFLYGHSMGGGIVLDYILHKKHTGLKGVIATSPLLEPAFKPPAFLLFLGKLIRPIYPKFTQDNQLDVNLISRDKMVVAAYSNDPLNHSKVTSETAIGMLESGQKSLETVSKINLPLLLLHGSEDGITSPAATQRFAEKATGDISLKIWEGGYHELHNEPEKLDVLEHIYQWILQKL
- a CDS encoding M42 family metallopeptidase, with the translated sequence MSIITKKSEKFLEAYLNNFSPTGFESPGQKMWLDYIKPYIDDYKVDNYGTVYGIINPEAEYKVVIEAHADEISWFVHYITKDGYIKVIRNGGSDHTIAPSKRVNIHTGKGIVRGVFGWPAIHTRRDEDSTLNPKLTNIFIDVGADSKEEVLEMGIHPGCVITYPDTFEVLNKRYYIGRALDNRIGGFCIAEVARLLHENNIKLPFGLYIVNSVQEEVGLNGAKMIANAIKPDVAIVTDVSHNTHTPLVSVEKHGDIKGGDGPDLTFGPAVHNNLLKLIREAAEANEIPYQLSASSRITGTDTDAFAFSNAGVPSALISLPIKYMHTTVEMAHKDDVENVIRLIYQALQRIEDKHDFRYFT
- a CDS encoding fatty acid desaturase family protein yields the protein MHQLPTAPYLTTEERKSLLEMNDFRAFVEVTIHWLWIVIAFLLPYFYCHPLTIIMALFILGGKQLACAILLHDASHFSVFKNKKVNDFVGQWLGAYPIFQDMLAYRPYHKIHHLYTGLEEDPDLLLTRGYPTSKKSMMRKFFRDLSGQTGMKAFVGLILMNLGYIEYNLGNNIVRVSQKDRTWEEFFKVMIANLWKPIVANFMIFLPLYLFASGWLYLLWIGAYLTTFQFCIRVRSMAEHSVVEDATNPLLNTRTTYANFIERMLFAPYHVNYHVEHHMLMGVPSYKLPEMHALIKARGFYEKGVLAPNYWSIIQLAVEVEQ
- a CDS encoding SCP2 sterol-binding domain-containing protein, with the protein product MTAKEFILGFPDRITPEALDGKGDTRFHFKISGDGGGEFTASSENGEFSVVEGLEGEAKCVITTSDKVLMDIINREQNPMTAIMFGKLKISNLNEMTKFAKPLGLM